DNA from Petroclostridium xylanilyticum:
TCATATCTGAATTTCATAAACTCTTTATACAGTGGATCATCAAAATTTAAAGAGCCGTCTTTCTTGACGAAAGGATTATCTAAACGGTCTGTGTAAAACGCCAGTAGGTTGTAATCAGCCCATGAGTGAAAGTATGAACCATAACGCTTGTCTTTTCCTTCTCCTTTTGTCAATTTCTTAGCATATTCTCTATAATCTTCCCAAGTCCAATCTAGTGGAGGTAATGGTAATCCAGCTTCATCTAAATGGTTTTTATTGATCATAACAAACCATGATTTCACATCTCCAGGAAAACCGTATGCTTTTCCATCTATTTTAGAATTAAAGGTAAAGATATCTTCATATTTTACTCCTTCTGCTTTCATAAAGTCATCTAAAGGCTCAAGCACTCCAGCTGTAGCTCTTACAATATGGTCTACAAAGTTTGCTTGCATCACGATGTCAACCTGCTGCCCTGATAATAACATTAAATCAATCTTTTTCAAATATTCATTGTTATTACCATCACCTACATATTCCACTTCTACATTGATATTTGGATTTTTTTCTTGAAATGCTTTAATTACTTTCTCGTTGTTATCTTTGAAATACGACTCCCAAGAATAAAATTTTAATGTAACTGGCTTTTGAACTTCTTTTTGTTCTTCCTTTTTTACTTCGCCTGTTTGCTTTGGCTGTTCAGCTTTGCATCCTACTGCACTTAGCAATAGAATTAAAGACAATAAAATGGCTAACTTTTTACTAATTCTTTGCATTTGACCATCCTCCTAAAATGTTTTATTAATATCATTTACCTAACAGTAAATGTAGTCGAGTAAGTAAGCTTTGTTACCGAGTCTCACTCCCCTAAGAACGGAACGTGCGACTTTCACCGCATTCCGCTCAAGCAACTCAAAGTCTCTTCGCTATAACGTTTCAGCCGGTACAGGGATTTGAACTTATCTTAGATGAATTCTTTTGTCTGTTTTAGCTGCAAACACC
Protein-coding regions in this window:
- a CDS encoding ABC transporter substrate-binding protein, producing the protein MQRISKKLAILLSLILLLSAVGCKAEQPKQTGEVKKEEQKEVQKPVTLKFYSWESYFKDNNEKVIKAFQEKNPNINVEVEYVGDGNNNEYLKKIDLMLLSGQQVDIVMQANFVDHIVRATAGVLEPLDDFMKAEGVKYEDIFTFNSKIDGKAYGFPGDVKSWFVMINKNHLDEAGLPLPPLDWTWEDYREYAKKLTKGEGKDKRYGSYFHSWADYNLLAFYTDRLDNPFVKKDGSLNFDDPLYKEFMKFRYDMENVDKCSTPYFEVKSLNLNYRNQFYNEKISMLPVGSWMISEIKNTEKYPHDFITAFAPLPRWSKESPKGRTITEAMYYCVTNISKFKEEAYKFIKFYTTDGMSIKGTGMTAQKGGDKNKILDIMMGENPSKLYDVDSLKKVFNNPDWFDNVFTNVPKYHAELKKMFVEESEKYLVNGISLDEAMKNIQKRAQEIADKNK